The Pecten maximus chromosome 6, xPecMax1.1, whole genome shotgun sequence DNA window CCAGAAGGTCTGGGTTGAACTGCGAAATAAGCTTCCAATGATCTCTTTTCGGGTGCAGCAATAGATGTcctctttcttttcttttctgaGCAGGCAAGTCCTTGACCTTCTGCTTCTCTTTTTTCGCGGGcttgtttctcagcttcctcAAGCCATGCTTGTAAGATAGGTTTTAGTGCTATCATATTATTATGACTGAGTGTTAGCGACTCAAATCTGCATATCGTGCTCTGACTGAGGGACCCAACCCCAGGAAGTTTGAGGTTAGCAAGTGCATTACCTACGTCAGCTTGTGTCACACCTAGTTTTATCCTTCTCTGTTTGAACCTTTCTGCAAATGCTTCCAGCTCCCTTGGATCACATTCTGTATCATGCATAGTATGGTGAACTGTATGATGACCCCCGAACCCGTGATGGTTACCCATAGGGTTAGGATGAGAATACACGGGTGCATACATGTTGTGATGATTGATGGGTGGGGAGTTGGCGATGCTCATATGATGGTCGGACATCCCACCCAGGGACATTGTGGGGTTAGAAGTAAGCTGCTCAAGCATAACGTCGGTGGGGCCGAATGACGGGTGTCCATGCATCTGTAACTGTTGACGGGAAGGGGTGGCATTGTGACCCCCAAGGTCTGCAGTATGGCCATATAGTCCATCGTGTTTCATCATCTGTTGTGAAGATTGCTTAGAAATGTCAACAGCAGCCAAAACCTCAGCTCGAGCAAGTAACCCATCATCAACTCCACCGAAGAAATTGCCCTGAAAAACATAAAAGTAAACACACATGGTAAATACACTACTAGTATCACGAGTAGGgtctataaataaaatatacacgATAATAGCCGTGTTTGCACAGTGTACTTTTACCAGAGAAGTATTGTGTACCGATCgctcaggtaaaaaaaaacattgctAATATACACACGGCATGTTCAATGCGAGAAGATAAAACTCACTTCATAAAATATGAAACATGGGAAATAATGAGACACATCGCGCGGGCTGGCTTAGAATAGCTAATAAAGGTGATTAAAAAGTCAGCGCTCACGCATTGACAGATTACTGTTACATACCGTGGAGGTTGTCATACAACGCACACGCTCGGGGGAGCGGTAGGGAGGGGAGTACCTCCCCGAAATGTGTCCCGGGTTAAGGGAGTGGTGTAATCCAACCGTCTGTTTACTGTTCATCATTGTTTGGCACAGTGCGGACATGAAGAGAATGCAAGCGGCCTAAGGCCTGAGTCAATTCCTTGGAACAGCAAATTATAACCCCACTTGCAGAGAAAGTTTCTAATGAGAACAGTGTACGAGAAACTGCCTGTCGGCACTAAAGAAATGGGAATTACTTTCTGTGTAGTACAGCACTCAATACCACAGCACCTGTCCTAGCCGCGCGCGCGTCACGTGGCCTTTAATTCATCAACCGTAGCGCATGCTCTGTTGAGTAGACAGTCATTAGGGTCAAACTGTTTTCTCCAGAAATATGTTAGCCGTCATCACAGAAAGTTTTTGATTGTCGATATCAATGAACCATTCGAGAGCTGAGGTGCCCGATCTTTGTTGGACTGTGAATCGACGTATCGATAACGAGACAAACATATTTGCTTGCCGTTAATGTGAGTGTCACCTTCCGGCGATGCTTAGAAGATAAGTGTTGAGTTGGTCCTACTTTGGGTCTTAGATGTTGCTATGATGGCCGATTATTCTAGGTGATACCCGCTACAACTCGTGTTTGTTTACAGGTGCTAAATATATAAACTATCGTCTTGTTTCATAAGGTAAATACTCAGTTGTCAATTCTACCCATACAGTTATTAGTTGTgtgatttgattttgtttacattatcaatgtaTTGAGTTTTTCTCTCAGccataaactttattttattacttGCTTGGATaattaaaatagtttttattatcaatttctATATTCAAcattgttaatttcattacttgtttACTATGTTGAATAATTGAATGGGTTTAGTTTTCTTCAGTTCATTTTGTGTcctttatttaattttgttgatttcaTTAATTGCCTTGCATGAATAATTTAAATGGGTTTAGTTTATTCAGTTCGCTCTATTTTACTGTGTTGATTTCATGTATTTTCCTTTCTGAATAGCTAAATTggttaagttttattttaaatccaTGTCCGATGTTCAATGGtgttgatgtttgtttgatttattttttgtatactTAGCATTGCAGTGTTTATCATATTCCTGCTTGCAAATGCAGCTCAGGTCAATATTTCCCAAGTTTTGTTTACGCTATTCATTATTCAAATGGCGGTCACATgacaattaaacaatatttttgatTGTGTGTTTTTACTCTTCCATATACAAACATTACATTTAAAAGAATGAAACAAGATGAAAATGTTGTTCAAGTACTTTTACAAAATGCAGTAATATGGACTATCTGTAGgttgaaatttcattaaactTTCATTATGAGCTTTGAaataatatacacataaaatGGAGCCGTTTCAAACACTCTGTAATCAAATTTTCAATGTAGCCTACACACTACTGAATCTCTCTGTTTTGTCCTTTTGCGCTTGATCGTTTTTATGTTTCTTCAGAAGAGACATAAACTTGAAATATCCGAGCACGACTCAGGAGGATAAAGTAGTTTCATCATCCGCCAATTTCTCCTAATTAAAGTGTCAAACTACAGTAGCTCTGATCCGCGAGCGACATTCTATATCTCAATGCTTACACCACAGGAGCTCTTCAGGAAACCGTTGTACGGAGGAAGCTTTAGTCGATTCAAATtagaaaattttcaaattgtcGCAGCGGACCGCTAGATTTTATTGATGTTACGGGAAGAAAATTGTCGCGCGTCAGTATCTCAATTACCGTAATCTATTTCAGCAAATTTCAAATTAGGAAATTGTCCATAAAGCTTCTTGATGCTGTCTTAAGATTGATTGTAATAAGTGATTCCAACAGGATTCCTAGGGACTTAGCCCATAAAACACCGAGGCATTGAAATAACGTGTAGGAAACAGGGAAATGAGACATTAGACCAACAAATATGGGATCAAAGCAAAAGAGAAATGGGCTACTCGCTTTCTTTTCTATTAAGCCTACCATATACAGAGTACAAGAATAGAGTTTAAAGCAAACATGCATATTGCAGTTTGTTAGCTTCTTAATTTATTAGCTCTTATTAGcgttttatattttaaaatacacaaaaccgaatgaataaaattacaaatgtatcagATTTTTCTGctcatattttattatttttataatcaaAACGAAAATTCAAACGTTATTTAGTTTTAAAACCgccattttgtaatatattttgaacATGTTAGCTCAATAAATCTTAAAGAAAACAAGCCAACATCACAAAACGGATAAAAACATTCATAACAGTTGAGGTATTATACAGTACAATATCAATACGACTGAGCCAGCAGGATACTACGAGTCTGTGAAAGGTAATCTTTGAACTCGTGTCTGTGTATCTAGCTGTGGGGTTCTAGAGTCCCCttgtgtaaaatatatcaataccatAAACACACGACGTGCTTGACAAATATGAGATATTGAGTGGGGACATcgatttatatcaatatacagtgcTGGCCTAACTGGTACCAGGGTGAGAGTTGTACGAACAAGCTGAGGGGCATACACCGGTAACAGTCCCCTTGGTACCATAGAGGGTACTTCAATTATAGAGACGCAATAGGGACAGGCAAAATTAATTAATACCttaattaatatttgttttgacagAAACAATCAGATGTGAATTTTATCAAATAAgatttttgaacattttttttgtattcttaCATTACCTTACTAGAAGGAAAACTTcgttaaaaatatgaaaatataatctGAATGTATTGATGGATACAATAGTCTCCGTTGGAAGGAAATACCTTAATTTTCTCTGACAGTTAACATTACAGggtttcatttatttatttttgataacaatgaatattcaatttttttcagtATCAATCATGTCAGACTATATAATTTATTGctaaaaaggaaaacaaatttCCGTTCCCTGGGAaggttttaattaaaacatatattacattgttgtgTTTCAATTCGATCCGCATTATTTTACTACAGGCATATCAAGTATTCTATTCATCTAGCATTGTAACTTATGAATTATTCTTCTTCCCTAATTTCTCTTTAAAGAGTTAATCAAATGCTtgcaattgtatatataaatatattctaaTATGTAtgcaaataaataattaaataaacaatCACAGGTTTGCTCTTGATGACATAACTTGTAAAAGTGTGCTTAAGGTTATTATTTGAAATAGTAATCAAGATAAATAATATTCTAAGAAATAATAAATTCttgaattaaataattatattaaagAATAGAAAACCCATCCCtctatattttgaaaaatttaaaccTATCGATCGTATGGTTTGTTTGATGATTACCTCATGCTTGCGTTTCTATAAAAATAGAAAGATAATTGAAGCATtgagaaaaagaagaaagaaacaATTGCTACAATACTGTTACAACACAAGCCCAGAGATACGGCAGTGCGATCACAGAATCGCTATTTAAAGAGACAAATTAACATGATCAGATCAATTTTATTTGGGCATTTCGCGTGTTAATTACCCTTCAATAGATTGTACTTAACACAAgtgttattgaaaaaaatcgATCACTTTAAGTTGGTTTCCTTACAACAGAGCGATCTTCATG harbors:
- the LOC117329628 gene encoding POU domain, class 4, transcription factor 3-like isoform X1; the protein is MSALCQTMMNSKQTVGLHHSLNPGHISGRYSPPYRSPERVRCMTTSTGNFFGGVDDGLLARAEVLAAVDISKQSSQQMMKHDGLYGHTADLGGHNATPSRQQLQMHGHPSFGPTDVMLEQLTSNPTMSLGGMSDHHMSIANSPPINHHNMYAPVYSHPNPMGNHHGFGGHHTVHHTMHDTECDPRELEAFAERFKQRRIKLGVTQADVGNALANLKLPGVGSLSQSTICRFESLTLSHNNMIALKPILQAWLEEAEKQAREKREAEGQGLACSEKKRKRTSIAAPEKRSLEAYFAVQPRPSGEKIAQIAEKLDLKKNVVRVWFCNQRQKQKRMKFSAIAGH
- the LOC117329628 gene encoding inhibitory POU protein-like isoform X3 is translated as MMKHDGLYGHTADLGGHNATPSRQQLQMHGHPSFGPTDVMLEQLTSNPTMSLGGMSDHHMSIANSPPINHHNMYAPVYSHPNPMGNHHGFGGHHTVHHTMHDTECDPRELEAFAERFKQRRIKLGVTQADVGNALANLKLPGVGSLSQSTICRFESLTLSHNNMIALKPILQAWLEEAEKQAREKREAEGQGLACSEKKRKRTSIAAPEKRSLEAYFAVQPRPSGEKIAQIAEKLDLKKNVVRVWFCNQRQKQKRMKFSAIAGH
- the LOC117329628 gene encoding inhibitory POU protein-like isoform X2 — translated: MSSYGLYHHPHQSLTTLSSAREFSGGEHDQYLWNKGNFFGGVDDGLLARAEVLAAVDISKQSSQQMMKHDGLYGHTADLGGHNATPSRQQLQMHGHPSFGPTDVMLEQLTSNPTMSLGGMSDHHMSIANSPPINHHNMYAPVYSHPNPMGNHHGFGGHHTVHHTMHDTECDPRELEAFAERFKQRRIKLGVTQADVGNALANLKLPGVGSLSQSTICRFESLTLSHNNMIALKPILQAWLEEAEKQAREKREAEGQGLACSEKKRKRTSIAAPEKRSLEAYFAVQPRPSGEKIAQIAEKLDLKKNVVRVWFCNQRQKQKRMKFSAIAGH